AAGTAAAAGATACGTTTCATACGTTTCTTTAATCCGAATCGAAAACTACGATTCAGTTTTTCTCGAAATATTCCTCTGCATTGGTTTTCTTATTCAAAAGTTTGAGTTCTTTTTCATCCACTTTTAAGATTCTATACTCCAGATCAAACGCAAGATCGGCAAGATTAAAATGGATGTCGTCCCCTTGCATCTTATAGGTAAGATGAAATGCATCGTATTTGGCCAGTCCTTGGGGAAAAATTTGAAGATGGTTTCTTTTTTCTTGATTGGTGCATTCCCCTTTTTCGGAACATTCTTTGATTTTTATCCAGTCTCCTAAAATCAGCTCTTCCTTTTTTTTACAAGCGGTGAATAAAAACAAAACCAAAGCGGAAACAAGAACGATTCTTTTCATAGATTCAAACATAGAGACGCTTCTCTATCTGTCCAATGAAAATCTCCGCTTCTTGACTAAGAGTTCTCAAACGATCTAAAACGGGCTTACCGAGTTTGAACTCTTTCTATCGAAAAATTCGTAAAACTCAGCGAATTCCCTTTCTAAGGATCGGCATTCAGGAAGTGAACACTGAACTTTACAAAAATGTAGGAACTCATGCAGAAACTATAATAACAAAAAAATCCTAAAAACTGTAAATCATACAATACAACAGCGGTTTTGTGGGAACTCACACATTTAATTGAAGATTTAAAAAATGATTGATTCTAAAATTTTTGAATGATCAACAATTTCCAATTTACTGAACTTCCAAGTAATCTTTTAAATTTAGTATTTCGAAAGTATTGAGAAGATCCGGGTGAATCGAGCTAATTGTACAGCCAATTCCTTCGGAACGTGCATTTTTTAAAAACCAAATCAGGGAACTGATAGAAATAGAATTCATAATTGGAATATTCCCCAAATTCAAAACGATATTTTTCGGCTTTTTGGCGATGGCTTCCATGAGCATCGTTCGAAAAGTATAATAATCGTGAAAGAGGATGCTCAGATCCGGAGTGATTTCAATTGTTTCAGGGATTTCTGACATGGGAATTCATTCTAAGTTCTTCCGTATACTATATCAAATTTTGGATAAAAAAACCTTCTCTTCAAAAAAAATCTATTCTGGAAATTTCAAATTTAACCGATTTTTGAGAAGGGAGAGAAATCATGTTTGAGAAAACCCATTTCATGAAAACCCAGGATTTGCTGGAAAGAGGAATGAACAATTCCATTTTTAAGAGAAAGGTGATTTCGGACAATATCGCAAATGCGGACGTTCCTCACTTCAAAAGATCCGAGGTAATTTTCGAATCGATGATCAAAAGAGCCATCGAATCCGAAAAAATCGAAGCCATCAAAGAAGTTCCGACTCAAATTTCGGACGAACGACACATTCAATTCTTCAAACCATTGGATTATCGTGAGGTTCAACCAAAAGCAAATACGGACTACTTAACTACTATGAGAGCCGATGGAAATAACGTGGATGTGGAAAAGGAAGTCGTAGAAGCCTCCAATTCTCAAATGCAATATATGATGATGGCAGAGAGAATCAATCAGAACTACAGAGAACTGAAACAAGTCATGAGAATGGCTTAAAAATTTCGTTTTATTTACTTGAATTGATCATAATGAGACATAATTTTATACATTAGGAAGTGGCCATGGGACTTTTTTCATCGATCAACATTTCTGCAACCGGCTTATCCGCTCAAAGATTGAGAATGGATGTTATTTCCAATAATATTGCAAACTCTACTACGACTCGAAACACAAATGGGGACGGTCCTTTTAGAAGAGATCGGGTTGTAATGACTCCGATCAATTTAAGAACCAAATGGAGAAGTCCCGTTTATCCGTTTGGAGTTTCTCCAGGAGAAGGAAAAGGTGTAAAAGTAATGAAAATCGAAAAGGATATGACCCCTCTTCGATTGGTTTATGATCCGACTCATCCAGATGCAATTCAAATCGGCCCCAAAAAAGGTTATGTTGAAATGCCAAATGTAAACATCGTTACAGAGATGACGGATATGATCTCCGCTTCCAGATCTTATGAAGCAAACGTTCAGATGATCAACGGATCAAAAGCGATGTTTAACAAAGCTTTAGAAATAGGTAGGGCTTAATTATGGAAATCAATTCTAATTCTTCTCTTTGGCATTCGTATAACTCCGGTTATAGCGGAAACAAAGCTCATCCCTTAAGTCCGAAAGGAGATCAAGTCAAAGTATCCATTACAGAAGATAGACATTATAAAGACGTAAAACAGCCAGTCTCTCCGGATTACGTAGCAGAAAGTTTTTCAGAAGCGATGAAAAACGCTCTGACTTCGGTCAATGATCTTCAAGTAGAAGCCGATGAATTGACTCAGAAAATGGTTTTTGATCCGAATTCCGTAGACGCCCATCAAGTTATGATCGCTTCCGAAAAAGCAAGAGTGGCTCTTACATTCACAAAAACGATCGCTGATGGTGTAATTCGCGCTTACAGAGAACTTACTTCTTTAAGATAAATTACTGATCTCTATAAAATTGAGTACCGTTAATTCTATCACAAACCGCTGATTCTATTTAAAATATTAGGTACTTTATTATAGTTATGAGTAGTTTTAAACGATTTAAAAGAATATTTCTTAAATTGAATATTTGAACCGATCCTTGAAAATTTACAAAAACATTTAAACCTGTAATTTCAATTGTAGAACGATTCAGTTTTACTGTTAAATTTAGATTTGTGAGAGTTCCCACAGATTCAGTCTCATTGTACGACCTAATATGTATTTGGCGAATAAATTTTAGAATAAATCTTCTCAACGTAGTAGCTCCTACATTTTTAAAACTTATCTATAAAATCGAGATTTGTGGGAACTCTTACATTTTGAGTAGCCAACTGAATATTATGCTTCATCATTATTTGAAAAACTTCTGAAGATAGATTCAAAAAAATTAAACTCATTTTAGAACTGCAGTAGTTCCCACAGATTCAGTCTCATTACAGATTTTTAAATATTCGTATTTCGTAATTCAATATGTTGCAATTTCCGCATTTTTAGAATTGAACTCTAAAACTCGGATATGTGGTAGTTCCCACATTTCGTTTTTTACAGAAAAATTAGGTTTTATAAAACGAGATCCTACATAGAACTCAGAGATTTTTGATTTAAGATCGTTTTGGGATCTATCTATTTAACGTGAGTTCGATATAACGCGAAAGGGATCGATGAATGAACTAAAGCACAACGCTTTCTATGAATCGCGTTGTAGGATCAAGTTATTGGTATTTTATGAAAATTGAATCTGATTCTGTAGTTTCAAAATAACTTGACCGAAGCTAAGAGCCTGGTCCGGCTGCCTGCGGCAAGCCGGATCGCCCTAATTTTATTACGTCGAACTCACGTTAAACTATGTTGATCAATCACTTTAATAAATTATTATATTATAGTTGTTGAAAAATCAATTCTCCATTTTGTCTCTGTTTCATAAAATCGTCGATTGAAACAGTTCTGTTAATCGCCGCTATGAAATTTTTCAACAACTCTATTCTATAGAATAGAAATTGCCCGAGTTCTACAAACTTAAAATATATGATAGTTTTTGGCAGCCTGATTTAAAATCTAGAATTTGATTGTAAAAAATCTTTCTAGTTAAAAATCCTTTTGGACTTGAATTTTATAGATTGATTCTATTTTGTTAAAAAATCCGAATCATTCAGGAAATGAAATATGAGTTTGAAAAAATATAACGGAAGTTGTCATTGTGGTAAGATTCGTTACGAACTGGATCTTGATCTTTCCAAAGGAACAAGCAAATGCAACTGTTCTTATTGTTCTAAAGTAAGAAATTGGAGCTCGATGGTCAAACCGGACGCATTCCGTTTGATCACCGGCGAAAACGAACTTGGAAGTTATCAATTTGGCACCAAAAGTGCTACTCATCAATTCTGTAAAAATTGCGGAGTGAGAATACTCACCAAAGGTCATCTTGAGGAGTTAGGTGGTGCATTTATCAGTGTAAGTTTAGCTACACTGGATAATGTGGATCTCGAAGAGTTGATCACCTCACCTCTTTGGTACGCAGATGGGCTTCACAACAACTGGAGAGCACAACCTTCAGAAATTCGTCACCTCTAACCGAATTACAATTTAAGCCGAATAAGTTTTAAAATTAATTTTGAAATGAACAGGACGTTTTGGAAATCTCATTCAATCCGTCTTTTCTATTGATAATCTTTGCAGTAATTTCTACAAATAAAATCGCCTTACATATGTTTGGCGTAAAAAATGAGAAAGAATTTTTTAAAAGTAGTTCCTACAATTTTTAGAATAGATCTGTAAAATCAGAATTTGTAAAAATTTTAAAATAGAACGGTTTCAAAAAGTATAAACAATAATTTTTTAGAAATTTCTAATCAAATGCTGTAGTTTCCACAGAAACGGTCTGGATGTTTGTAAACTTTATAGTAATACTCCCATTATCAAGTCTTCATAATTTTTAGATTTTGGGGTAAATGATCGGTTCGTTACTTTCAAAAATTTGAATTTTAAAATCTGTCCGAAAATTTACGCCATAAATCTCAAAATTAAACTCATCTAATCTATTTTTGTTGTTTATGAGAAAAAGTTTCAAATTTCACCAAACATCAATTGAGTGATTTTTGATCATTCCTTGAGAACCTCCAAACCGCTTTTAGCAACTTGTCCATCCTGAACGGAAGTTCCACCAGAAACTCCAATTGCACCCGCGATTTTTCCGTCGATCAAAATCAATTCTCCTCCTTCAAGAGGATAAACACCCGGCAAAGCTAAAATTCTAAGTCCAATCCCACCTGCTGCAACGGTTTCTTCCATCGTCTTAGAGCCGGTCTCAAAACTACCTATCAAAAAAGTTAAAAGCAATGATAGAGCTTGCGAGATAAAGAGATGCAAGATAATTTTCAGATTTTCTTTCCCAACGAATTAGGATAGCCCTGAATCGATTGTGCCAACTGTTAGTTCTTTCAACGACCCATCGTCTAGGTTTTCCTTTATATTTACCAATGAGAGGCTTCTCACCTTTTTTCCGAATATGAGATTGAATGTTTCTTCTTTTGATTAAAACTTCTATATCTTTGAAATCATATCCTTTATCTAAACAAAGATGTTTTGGTTTCTTTTTTCTTCTACCGGAAAAAATCAGGATTGAATTCAACGTATCTTTTACAGCGTGTTTATCATGAACATTGGCTCCACTCAATGTTATGGCCAAAGGAATTCCATTTCCATCTGTAAGAATATGCCGTTTAACCCCCAATTTGGCACGGTCTGTAGGGTTTTTCCCAGTTAAGCTCCCCCTTTGGGAGCTTTAACCATTGCCGAATCCATCGAAGCCCAGTCCCATGCTATCTGATTCTTTACATCATAATATTTTAAAATAGATTTATAAATCTTTTTGAATACTCCTGCTCGTTCCCATTCTTGAAATCTTCTGTGACAAGTTTGGCCAGATCCAAACTCATTCGGAATGGCACGCCACTGACAGCCTGTTTTCATTCGATAGATGATACCGGCCATTACTAATCGTGTTGGTACTCGATTGCGACCTCCTTTCGGATTTACCTTTTCTTTCGGGATCAATGGGGCTATTTGTTTCCAAAGTCCATCCGGTATCTCTGAATAATATTTGTCCATTTCACAAGTAAATAATTACGATTCAAAAGTACAACCAGTTTTGAGACCGGCTCTTAGTCGATCTACGAAAGTTATTCGCACACTTAGCCTTTCCTTGGGAAATATCAATGGAAGCAAATTGTGCCCCATCCATTTTTTCCAATAATACTAAATTTCCTCCAGAATCTACGACAGAAATTACCATCTTCCATCCGTTTTTCTTTGCTTCTGACTGAGCTTTAAAAACAATCTTCTTTGCGACTTCTAAACGAATCGGATTTCCATAATCAGGAAAATTGGGTTGGTTTTGACCCATGTTAGGAAGTGTCATAAAAAAACAAATGGCAATGATCCATAATTTTTGATACATAAATTCTCCTTGAGGTTGTAAAACAACGATGGAACAAAATCTATTCAGAAAAATATTAAAGTATAGGTTTTACTTTCAAGAATTTTTATAAAATGAATTTTTAATTTAGTAATCGTAATTTTATTCAAAAAATTAATTCTTAAATTGATTACTTTCTGATTTGATAACGATTCTTTTTAGATCCTAAAAAATAAGTCCTCAATTAGAGAAATGATCACCAAACAAAAATTTCATGCAGAAATTTGATTAAAGATGATTCGCTTTAAATTTTATAGAAATTTCTAAAAGTTTTTTTTACCAATTTCTATTCAGAGCCACATAATAAAGTATCTAAAATTTACCTTTCAAAACTTAAAATGTGGGATCTCATACAAAAAAACCAACAATTTCAAGTTAGATATAATTTTTTGAGAATTTCTGCTTCTTTGTAAAATCGCCCATACTTTCTGGCGCTATTTTCATGCATTCGAATAGTATATAGAAATCGGTAGTTATTACTGAGTTTTATAAAACTAAGCACACGCAAATTCGGCGTAAAAAAATCCGGGCGAATCCAGCCTTTACAAGCAAAGGCTGGACCGGGCTCTCAGCTCTGGTCAAGTTATTGTGAAACTACAGAATCAGATTCAATTTTCATAAAGTACCAATAACTTGACCCACAACGCGATTCATAGAGAGCGTTGTGTTGAGTTTCCAACGCGACCCTTAGGAGAGCGTTGTGCTTTAGTTCATTCATCGATCCCTTTCGCATTATAACGAATTCACGTTAAGTACCGTTAATTTTATTGTAAAACAATGTTTCAACACAAAAGATTGGGCATTCTTATTATATAGTTCTGAGTAAGAACCAACCTTTTAGATACAAAATTAAATACTTCGTTATATAGCCGTCACTAAGTAACAGATGTTTTATCTGGGATAGTCAACAAAATTCATTTATTGATTCAATAAAGTAAACAAATATAAAAATTTTTAAAAAATGCTTTTCTAGAATCGATGATCAAAAGAATTTCTCAATCGATGAATTTAAAAATTAAAATTGGTTTTCTCTTAAAACCTTTAGTCGTTTTCATTTTTTATTTTGGAACAAACTTTTGTTCAAGCTCTTCTATTCTCAATAAACCTCTAAACGGAAGTTTAGATTTACAAGGGCATCGAGGTGCCAGAGGTTTAAAACCTGAAAATACATGGCCCGCTTTTGAAGAAGCAATTCGATACGGAATGACTACTTTAGAATTGGACACGGTTCTAACCAAAGATAATAAAATCATAATTCATCACGATTCATTTACCAATCCTACAATTTGTCAGAAAAAGGATGGAACTCAAATCGTATCAACTTCGTTATACGAACTAACTCTTTCCGAATTGAAACAATTTGATTGTGGAGCTAAAAAAAATCCTAAATACTCCGAACAAATTCAAGTTCCTGGAACTGAGCTGATTACGATCGAAGAATTTTTTACGCTTGTTGCAAACGCCGAAAAGAAAAATCCAAATCGAACCAAGCTAAAATTTAACATCGAAACAAAATTTCCGAACGACAGTAATTCCCAAATTCCAATAGGAAAAGTTAAAGAACACGTAAATTTATTAGTTCAAGCGATAGAAAATGCAAAGGTTGCAGATCGAACTACAATTCAATCTTTCTATTTACCAGCTCTTCCAATTGTAAAAGAGATAAATCCAAAATTGAAAACAAGCGCACTTTTTTCCCTCACCTATTTTCAAGGAGCCATGATGAAATTAGGACTTGGAAACGGAACTCGCCTAGAAGCCCTTCAAAAAACATTAGAAGTAAAAGCAGACATCATTTCCCCTTACTTTTTATACGTAACCGAAGAATTCGTGCAAGAAGCCCATTCCCATAAAATATCTGTGATTCCTTGGACGGTCAACGATGTGGAAGATATGAAAAAATTGATCGATGCGGGAGTAGATGGGATCATCAGCGATTATCCGGATCGGTTAGCACAGTCTATTAAAAATTAAATATATTATAGAAACTAAATATAATAAAACACATTCATCCTAGGTAAATCAACCAGTTTTTGAGATACAGAAAGCCGAGGTTATGTGGAAAACTCTCCTTTATGCTGCCACTTTCATGAGAAATAAAATAGAGTAGCGGTTGATTTTTTTCATTTTTCTCTTCCGGATGATAGACTGATCGTCAATCAATAGAGTTGTTGAAAAATTCCATAGTTCAGTTTAACAAAACTATTTCAATTGCTCGTTTCCATGGAATAGAAACAGATGGAGAATTCATTTTTCAACAACTCTAATGGACTTTCTGCATTTTTAAGTTTTTTGTCGTCTATAAATTCATCTAAAAAAGCACCGTGATTTCCTAAAATAAAATTCTTATCAATACTTTATTTCAAGATTAGTTTTCATTAGTAGCTTTCCTATTTAAGGTATATTCATAATTTAGAAAATTATCATTTTCTAAATTTCTGTTTGATCATAATTCTCAGTTGGAATTAATAACAATCCCTTAAAATTTTGATTAAGCAAACTTTTTGCAATTCTCTCGTGAATTACCAGCTCTCTCGGGCCCTTATGGAGACGAAAACATAGTAAATCGGGAATTCTTTCAGAATTGATTACAACAGACAGATAAACGGGATTTGTTGTTTCGTTAATATTTCGTTTTGTCTTCGTTTTCTTACGATCAAGAGCATCTATTCTTCCCAATACATTGACTGCACTATAATTATTCCAAATCCGATTTGACTCCTTATCGACGATGATTACCGGATAACAAGTGATATTATCTACCCCCAACTCTCGCAGAGCATTCAAGAGACGATCCGACATTAAAGGTACCGTTGAATCAAACAAGTCGGGCATTTCATCTCCATCTGGAAACCCATAACCGATTTGTCGCGTTGAAACTTCGAATTTCTCTATGGGAAACGGCTCTTGAAACTTGTACCCAGTTGTCCACATTCGCTTTCCGGAATTTGCACTGTGTCCGTGAAAGTTTTTCATAGACATATCACTCAAATCTTCAGTTAGAAACCAATACATAACAATTACCATTCTTATATTGATTCTATCTTACCGCAAATCAGATTCTGAAGAGATGTTGTTTATATTACTTGGCAATGATCTTGTAATGTTTTTCCAGAGTTTTTAAGAATGTACCTTAAACTGCTGGATCATTCCAATCAGGTGCCTGTAGAATTATTTTAGCGTTTTTTTTCTTATCGTTCTTCTCTAATTACCTATCGCAATTCAACTTTGTCCCATGAATAGCAAAACTAATTCTTTCCACATACACTGTCTTCAATTTCT
The nucleotide sequence above comes from Leptospira kirschneri serovar Cynopteri str. 3522 CT. Encoded proteins:
- a CDS encoding IS5 family transposase (programmed frameshift), whose amino-acid sequence is MDKYYSEIPDGLWKQIAPLIPKEKVNPKGGRNRVPTRLVMAGIIYRMKTGCQWRAIPNEFGSGQTCHRRFQEWERAGVFKKIYKSILKYYDVKNQIAWDWASMDSAMVKAPKGGALTGKNPTDRAKLGVKRHILTDGNGIPLAITLSGANVHDKHAVKDTLNSILIFSGRRKKKPKHLCLDKGYDFKDIEVLIKRRNIQSHIRKKGEKPLIGKYKGKPRRWVVERTNSWHNRFRAILIRWERKSENYLASLYLASSIIAFNFFDR
- a CDS encoding STAS domain-containing protein, which translates into the protein MSEIPETIEITPDLSILFHDYYTFRTMLMEAIAKKPKNIVLNLGNIPIMNSISISSLIWFLKNARSEGIGCTISSIHPDLLNTFEILNLKDYLEVQ
- a CDS encoding GFA family protein, which encodes MSLKKYNGSCHCGKIRYELDLDLSKGTSKCNCSYCSKVRNWSSMVKPDAFRLITGENELGSYQFGTKSATHQFCKNCGVRILTKGHLEELGGAFISVSLATLDNVDLEELITSPLWYADGLHNNWRAQPSEIRHL
- the fliE gene encoding flagellar hook-basal body complex protein FliE; the encoded protein is MEINSNSSLWHSYNSGYSGNKAHPLSPKGDQVKVSITEDRHYKDVKQPVSPDYVAESFSEAMKNALTSVNDLQVEADELTQKMVFDPNSVDAHQVMIASEKARVALTFTKTIADGVIRAYRELTSLR
- a CDS encoding LIC10301 family lipoprotein is translated as MKRIVLVSALVLFLFTACKKKEELILGDWIKIKECSEKGECTNQEKRNHLQIFPQGLAKYDAFHLTYKMQGDDIHFNLADLAFDLEYRILKVDEKELKLLNKKTNAEEYFEKN
- a CDS encoding glycerophosphodiester phosphodiesterase; this encodes MIKRISQSMNLKIKIGFLLKPLVVFIFYFGTNFCSSSSILNKPLNGSLDLQGHRGARGLKPENTWPAFEEAIRYGMTTLELDTVLTKDNKIIIHHDSFTNPTICQKKDGTQIVSTSLYELTLSELKQFDCGAKKNPKYSEQIQVPGTELITIEEFFTLVANAEKKNPNRTKLKFNIETKFPNDSNSQIPIGKVKEHVNLLVQAIENAKVADRTTIQSFYLPALPIVKEINPKLKTSALFSLTYFQGAMMKLGLGNGTRLEALQKTLEVKADIISPYFLYVTEEFVQEAHSHKISVIPWTVNDVEDMKKLIDAGVDGIISDYPDRLAQSIKN
- the flgC gene encoding flagellar basal body rod protein FlgC, encoding MGLFSSINISATGLSAQRLRMDVISNNIANSTTTRNTNGDGPFRRDRVVMTPINLRTKWRSPVYPFGVSPGEGKGVKVMKIEKDMTPLRLVYDPTHPDAIQIGPKKGYVEMPNVNIVTEMTDMISASRSYEANVQMINGSKAMFNKALEIGRA
- the flgB gene encoding flagellar basal body rod protein FlgB; protein product: MFEKTHFMKTQDLLERGMNNSIFKRKVISDNIANADVPHFKRSEVIFESMIKRAIESEKIEAIKEVPTQISDERHIQFFKPLDYREVQPKANTDYLTTMRADGNNVDVEKEVVEASNSQMQYMMMAERINQNYRELKQVMRMA
- a CDS encoding imm11 family protein; this encodes MYWFLTEDLSDMSMKNFHGHSANSGKRMWTTGYKFQEPFPIEKFEVSTRQIGYGFPDGDEMPDLFDSTVPLMSDRLLNALRELGVDNITCYPVIIVDKESNRIWNNYSAVNVLGRIDALDRKKTKTKRNINETTNPVYLSVVINSERIPDLLCFRLHKGPRELVIHERIAKSLLNQNFKGLLLIPTENYDQTEI